In the genome of Bremerella sp. P1, the window GATGAACGACGCAGCACTCATCCAGTCGGCGGCGGTGGCGGCACCGTTGGCAATCGCAGGAACCCCCTGCCCAGCCACGTAGAACTCGCCTGACTCCTTCACACGGCTTCGCCAGCCAATGTAGAGGTAAATCATGAAGGTGATAGTAACGAACCCAAAGGTCCACGCTCGTGTCGCCGTCATGGCCGCGCCTAGAAGCGGCATCTGTTCGATAAAGTCCACGGACTACTCCTTCACGTCATGTTTGCGATCGAGATAGTCCATCACCAGTGCGTAGACCAAGATCAGCACCAGAAATACGTACATCGAACCCTGCTGAGCGAACCAAAAGCCCAAGGGCAGATTGCCAATCTGGAATTGATTGAGCCACTCGATGAAGAAAATCGAGCAACCAAAGGCCACAAAAGCCCAGATGGTAAGCAGAGCGCCAATGACCATCAGGTTCTGCCGCCAATAGGCAACCTTAGGCTCAGGGCGATTCGTAGGTGGGGAAGAAGACATGCGGGATTTTCCGGGGACAACAATTTTCAAAAGAAAAGAAAAGTTGTCGCTAGGAAAATCAATTCCGGAGCGTCTGTCAACTAGACGCATCCATAAGAATCACCTTAAAAGGGGGTGAAGAGCTGCAAATCGAGAACGATCCGGGGAAAGCGTGTGGCTTTGGTGTCCTTTCCCGATACGATCCGAAAGCAGCTAGTTCCGCTCCAAGGTCACTTGACCAATCATGGCCCAGGTCGCCACAAACGCGACGCCCAACCAAGCATGGAGTAATTCGACAGGCATATGCT includes:
- a CDS encoding DUF4212 domain-containing protein; its protein translation is MSSSPPTNRPEPKVAYWRQNLMVIGALLTIWAFVAFGCSIFFIEWLNQFQIGNLPLGFWFAQQGSMYVFLVLILVYALVMDYLDRKHDVKE